In bacterium, a genomic segment contains:
- a CDS encoding TraR/DksA C4-type zinc finger protein, which yields MAKKTAKTSKVVAKSVAAKVKTVKHAVKPAAKPVTSSKKPAAKPVASVKKPVAILVAPSKPVAFKAVKAGAPKTESRPVRKSPLDEKVLAQLKDVLIKMRDRLTGQISSQSDDSLKYVDDTSSEDRTDDFDKEFALNLVSSEHDSVFEINNALRRIAEGTYGFCDGCSCAIEKPRLHALPFARMCIRCQSEQEKGRSRFRPFGDTLAQGVEQTPDVSEPEESE from the coding sequence ATGGCAAAAAAAACGGCTAAGACAAGTAAAGTGGTTGCAAAATCGGTTGCGGCAAAAGTTAAAACAGTGAAACACGCTGTTAAACCTGCGGCAAAGCCTGTTACAAGTTCAAAGAAACCCGCTGCCAAGCCTGTTGCCAGTGTAAAGAAGCCGGTGGCCATATTGGTGGCCCCTTCCAAGCCTGTGGCCTTCAAGGCCGTCAAGGCCGGTGCCCCGAAAACGGAATCCCGTCCGGTGCGCAAGTCGCCTCTGGATGAGAAAGTCCTGGCGCAGCTGAAAGATGTCCTGATCAAGATGCGCGACCGTTTGACCGGTCAGATTTCGTCCCAATCGGATGATTCCCTCAAGTATGTTGACGACACTTCGTCTGAAGACCGGACGGATGATTTTGACAAGGAGTTCGCCCTGAACCTGGTCAGCAGTGAGCATGATTCAGTCTTTGAGATCAATAATGCGCTTCGTCGTATTGCCGAAGGCACCTATGGGTTCTGTGATGGCTGCAGCTGTGCGATTGAGAAGCCCCGCCTGCACGCCCTGCCTTTTGCCCGGATGTGTATCCGCTGTCAATCCGAGCAGGAAAAGGGACGTTCCCGGTTCCGCCCGTTTGGCGATACCCTGGCTCAAGGTGTGGAACAGACGCCCGATGTCTCTGAACCTGAAGAATCAGAATAG
- the lspA gene encoding signal peptidase II, which produces MMQVLLLSIAIVLLDQITKYLVTLRFQLSDSLVLIPGFFSLTYVRNIGAAWGMLGGWNGVLVALSAVVLVLLILFRRTFLTDSLIHRLSLGLMLGGIAGNLFDRIRFQYVVDFLDFYWKNHHFPAFNVADSSICIGVGLYMLSSFFVHDDQAPS; this is translated from the coding sequence ATGATGCAGGTGTTATTACTGAGTATTGCGATTGTTCTGCTCGACCAGATCACTAAATATCTGGTGACGCTCCGATTTCAGCTCAGTGATAGCCTGGTGTTGATTCCCGGTTTCTTCAGTCTGACCTATGTGCGCAATATTGGTGCGGCCTGGGGGATGCTGGGGGGCTGGAACGGGGTTCTGGTGGCGTTGTCCGCCGTGGTGCTTGTCCTGCTGATCCTCTTCCGGCGAACTTTTTTGACGGACAGCCTCATTCACCGGCTTTCCCTCGGCCTGATGCTGGGGGGGATTGCCGGCAATTTATTTGATCGCATCCGGTTTCAGTATGTGGTCGATTTTCTCGATTTTTACTGGAAAAACCATCATTTTCCGGCTTTCAATGTCGCCGACTCGTCCATTTGTATCGGGGTCGGCCTGTATATGCTCTCTTCTTTTTTCGTCCACGATGATCAGGCGCCTTCCTGA
- the miaA gene encoding tRNA (adenosine(37)-N6)-dimethylallyltransferase MiaA, with protein sequence MNPSVCHAQAFFLVGPTAAGKTTVAQRLAETMGADILSADSMLVYRGMTIGTAKPSPDDRSRVRYWGVDLVDPADSFSVARFIPEARRCFESARDRGVPVIIAGGTGLYIKALLNGLDELPDPSPEVRARWQAVLEREGTEGLRLALGARNPAWLQGLADPSNSRRLMRALELIESGFPDPPRSWCRQASHAARVTGIDVPREVLVKRIEHRVYEMYEAGLLEETRSLITRYGALSVTASGAIGYAEALRCLQGGLTRAAAIQLTIQRTRQLAKRQMTWFRHQMEVSWVTMPGADFEAAAAGIAADWQRHGPQPVFC encoded by the coding sequence ATGAACCCCTCCGTGTGTCATGCTCAGGCGTTTTTCCTGGTCGGTCCCACGGCCGCTGGAAAAACGACGGTGGCACAACGATTGGCCGAGACGATGGGAGCGGACATTCTTTCCGCCGATTCCATGCTGGTGTATCGAGGGATGACCATCGGGACGGCCAAACCGTCCCCGGACGATCGGAGTCGCGTGCGGTATTGGGGGGTGGACCTGGTTGACCCCGCTGACTCGTTTAGTGTCGCGCGCTTTATTCCTGAGGCCAGACGGTGCTTTGAATCGGCACGGGACCGGGGCGTCCCGGTGATCATTGCCGGGGGAACGGGCCTCTACATCAAGGCCCTGCTCAATGGCCTGGATGAGTTGCCTGATCCGTCTCCCGAGGTCAGGGCCCGTTGGCAGGCGGTACTGGAGCGGGAAGGCACGGAAGGGCTCCGGCTGGCCCTGGGGGCCCGGAATCCTGCCTGGCTGCAGGGGTTGGCGGATCCGTCCAACAGTCGGCGATTGATGCGGGCTCTTGAACTGATCGAGTCCGGCTTCCCGGACCCGCCCCGATCGTGGTGCCGCCAGGCATCGCACGCGGCACGGGTGACGGGAATTGACGTTCCCCGTGAAGTGCTGGTGAAACGGATCGAACATCGGGTTTATGAAATGTATGAAGCCGGCTTGCTGGAGGAGACCCGGTCACTGATCACCCGCTACGGGGCTCTCTCTGTTACGGCCTCGGGCGCCATCGGCTATGCGGAAGCCCTGCGCTGTCTGCAAGGGGGGCTGACCCGGGCGGCGGCGATCCAGCTTACCATCCAGCGCACGCGGCAGTTGGCCAAGCGGCAGATGACCTGGTTCCGGCATCAGATGGAGGTGTCGTGGGTGACGATGCCCGGAGCTGATTTTGAAGCGGCCGCCGCCGGGATCGCCGCAGATTGGCAGCGCCACGGGCCCCAGCCGGTTTTCTGTTAA
- the radC gene encoding DNA repair protein RadC, translating to MDKESPFSCELYAVPEPDQAAVCYRICDLPARLRPREAIARQGVEHVSDEVILAILLRTGSRGLNVVDLAERILFKYGSLTALARAPVEELAGEKSFKGLGKVKAQILRSALDLARRMAEETRDERGGLVRTPEDAADLMREQARGLDHERFWTLNLDTRNRLKGNPQEISKGILDASLVHAREVFKSAIQMGGAALVLVHNHPSGDPSPSAEDVKLTRQLVQAGQVIGIKVLDHVIVGRKHGGKSKDFLSLRESGLVTFDE from the coding sequence ATGGATAAAGAGAGCCCGTTTAGCTGTGAGTTATATGCCGTTCCGGAACCGGATCAGGCCGCCGTATGTTACCGGATCTGTGACCTGCCGGCACGGTTACGCCCCCGCGAAGCGATTGCGCGGCAGGGGGTGGAGCATGTCTCCGATGAAGTGATTCTGGCGATTCTCCTGCGGACCGGTTCGCGTGGCCTGAATGTGGTTGATCTGGCGGAGCGGATTTTATTCAAATACGGGAGCCTGACGGCCTTGGCGCGTGCCCCGGTCGAGGAGTTAGCCGGGGAAAAATCATTCAAGGGGCTGGGGAAGGTCAAGGCGCAGATCCTCCGTTCGGCCTTGGATCTCGCCCGGCGGATGGCTGAGGAGACCCGGGATGAACGCGGTGGGCTGGTGAGAACCCCTGAGGATGCGGCCGACCTGATGCGGGAGCAGGCGCGGGGGCTTGATCATGAACGGTTCTGGACCCTGAACCTTGACACCCGGAACCGGCTGAAAGGAAACCCGCAGGAAATCTCAAAGGGCATTCTGGATGCGAGTTTGGTTCACGCCCGGGAGGTATTTAAAAGCGCCATCCAGATGGGTGGGGCGGCCCTGGTGCTGGTCCATAATCATCCCTCCGGGGACCCTTCGCCCTCTGCCGAAGATGTGAAGCTGACGCGGCAGTTGGTGCAGGCGGGCCAGGTCATCGGGATCAAGGTGCTCGATCATGTCATTGTCGGGCGTAAACATGGGGGGAAATCAAAAGATTTCCTCAGCCTGCGCGAAAGCGGACTCGTGACATTTGATGAATGA